Proteins found in one Borreliella valaisiana VS116 genomic segment:
- a CDS encoding DedA family protein, with amino-acid sequence MTTMYINKIIESIDSNIAYSPIVFFSLLILAGLNVPISEDAIVLMGGILSSRKNEYTILIFLGIFWGAYLGDIISFYIGKLMGNKLFKNKKVNNLLDKINYYYGQYGVLTLFIGRFIPFGVRNAIFISAGMGNMKSNLFIVSDFFATLLSIIVYFTLSFKLGQSFEIIFSKIKIIIFTIFITVITTTIIICVIKKNKKVDKNLK; translated from the coding sequence ATGACAACAATGTATATAAACAAAATAATAGAATCTATTGATTCAAACATAGCTTATTCCCCAATAGTATTTTTTTCTTTGTTAATTTTAGCAGGGCTTAATGTTCCCATTTCCGAAGATGCAATAGTATTAATGGGCGGAATTTTATCTAGTCGAAAAAATGAATACACTATATTAATATTTTTAGGAATTTTTTGGGGAGCCTATCTTGGGGACATAATATCTTTTTACATTGGAAAATTAATGGGAAATAAATTGTTTAAAAATAAAAAAGTCAATAACTTGCTTGACAAAATAAATTATTATTACGGTCAATACGGGGTATTGACTTTATTTATAGGAAGGTTTATACCCTTTGGGGTTAGAAACGCAATATTTATATCAGCAGGAATGGGAAATATGAAATCCAATCTATTTATTGTTTCTGACTTTTTTGCAACCTTACTCTCAATAATAGTTTACTTTACTCTAAGCTTTAAACTAGGACAATCATTTGAAATAATATTTTCAAAAATAAAAATAATTATATTTACAATATTTATTACCGTAATTACAACAACAATAATAATCTGCGTAATTAAAAAAAATAAAAAAGTTGACAAAAATTTAAAATAA
- the recJ gene encoding single-stranded-DNA-specific exonuclease RecJ — MKIWKQKVINIQPEELSRIVKQYNINHFEATLLINREIKEEDFMFFLEDSVNLLHNPFLLKNIDKFINRINKAIKENENILIFGDKDADGITATIIMYETLKDFGLNVSYKIPSNGEFYGLSNELINMALEKKISLIITVDNGISSIEEINYANSKGIEIIITDHHLPSEDFQTESIVINPHLKDDKYPFKEIAGCCVSFKTCLALSMSFTDLYSKNLVFLFLEKTDSEIILHAVEINNYTLKQYLRLNNKNDSLINLNKLEKFVQNKYIVIFNKEDQGQLLNKHFKRSINMNTIDISENFIKKYPNFRKKTLKDLIQATKYFKYKKIEIKDKLYYIFYNLIFEINKNLIQKCLKRLSFVAIGTIADNMPIINENRIILKVGLKEIALRERMPINYLLKDANILTKPNITATDIAYKIAPILNSTGRLEKADIAINFLLTNDINQIENKFKEIKKINELRKYKEEKAWNSHSKNTILKNDKFIVCYDKNTPKGISSRIATRLSSYYQKVAIFLTKQDNIIKGSIRSNNKINSKALISIVPSHLIINSGGHKAAAGFTLHENLLENFIKELEYATTKVEYETTNENESISIDAILPKDLTKDSLFKTIEIFEPYGYEFREPILMMENAYLQELKIIDKNHSSKHINMRIKSQNDYYKAIFFNGTKKIEELNIKEDQYLDIIFTVNEDFYSPREKILKIIDIKKSAQTNV, encoded by the coding sequence ATGAAAATTTGGAAACAAAAAGTAATTAATATACAACCTGAAGAATTATCTCGCATTGTTAAACAATATAATATCAATCATTTTGAAGCAACTTTGCTTATAAATCGAGAAATCAAAGAAGAAGATTTCATGTTTTTCCTCGAAGACAGCGTAAATTTACTGCACAACCCATTTTTATTAAAAAATATAGATAAATTTATAAACAGAATTAATAAAGCAATTAAAGAGAATGAAAACATATTAATCTTTGGAGATAAAGATGCTGATGGAATCACAGCAACAATAATAATGTATGAAACTCTTAAAGATTTTGGACTTAATGTTAGCTATAAAATACCTTCAAATGGAGAATTTTATGGACTTTCAAACGAATTAATTAACATGGCTTTAGAAAAAAAAATCTCTTTAATAATAACTGTTGATAATGGTATCTCTAGTATTGAAGAAATAAACTATGCAAATTCAAAAGGAATAGAAATAATAATCACAGACCACCACCTTCCAAGCGAAGATTTTCAAACTGAAAGCATAGTTATAAATCCTCATCTAAAAGATGACAAATATCCATTCAAAGAAATAGCGGGATGTTGCGTAAGTTTTAAAACTTGTCTTGCTCTTAGCATGTCCTTCACAGATCTTTATTCTAAAAACCTTGTATTTTTATTTTTAGAAAAAACAGACAGTGAAATTATTCTTCATGCAGTAGAAATAAACAACTATACTTTAAAACAATATCTAAGATTAAATAATAAGAATGACTCTTTAATCAACTTAAACAAACTGGAAAAATTTGTACAAAACAAATATATAGTAATCTTTAACAAAGAAGATCAAGGTCAATTACTAAATAAACACTTCAAAAGAAGCATAAATATGAACACAATTGATATCAGTGAAAATTTCATAAAAAAATACCCAAATTTTAGAAAAAAAACATTAAAAGACTTAATTCAAGCAACTAAGTACTTTAAATATAAAAAAATTGAGATCAAAGACAAGCTTTACTACATATTTTACAATTTAATTTTTGAAATTAATAAAAATTTAATTCAAAAATGTTTAAAAAGACTTAGCTTTGTTGCAATAGGAACAATAGCAGACAATATGCCTATTATTAATGAAAACAGAATAATCCTAAAAGTGGGGCTTAAAGAAATTGCACTAAGAGAAAGAATGCCTATTAATTATCTATTAAAAGATGCAAACATATTAACAAAACCCAATATAACCGCAACGGACATTGCATATAAAATTGCACCAATACTAAACTCAACAGGAAGGCTTGAAAAAGCAGATATTGCAATAAATTTTTTACTAACTAACGACATTAATCAAATAGAAAATAAATTTAAAGAAATAAAAAAAATCAACGAACTGAGAAAATATAAAGAAGAAAAAGCTTGGAATTCACATAGTAAAAATACTATTTTAAAAAACGATAAATTTATAGTCTGCTATGATAAAAATACCCCAAAAGGAATAAGTTCCAGAATTGCAACTAGACTTTCTTCCTACTACCAAAAAGTTGCTATTTTTCTAACAAAGCAAGATAATATTATTAAAGGATCAATTAGGTCAAACAATAAAATTAATTCAAAAGCACTAATATCAATAGTGCCTTCTCATTTAATAATAAATTCAGGAGGACATAAAGCTGCCGCTGGGTTTACATTGCATGAAAATTTACTCGAAAACTTTATTAAAGAATTAGAATATGCAACTACAAAAGTTGAATATGAAACTACTAATGAAAACGAATCAATATCAATAGATGCTATTCTTCCAAAAGATTTAACAAAAGATTCTCTTTTTAAAACAATAGAAATATTTGAACCTTATGGATATGAATTTAGAGAGCCAATATTAATGATGGAAAATGCTTACCTTCAAGAACTCAAAATAATTGACAAAAATCATAGCTCAAAACATATAAATATGCGCATTAAATCACAAAACGATTACTATAAAGCTATTTTTTTTAACGGAACAAAAAAAATAGAAGAATTAAATATAAAAGAAGATCAATATTTAGACATCATTTTTACAGTTAACGAAGATTTTTATTCCCCAAGAGAAAAAATTTTGAAAATCATAGACATAAAAAAGAGTGCTCAAACCAATGTATAA
- the pcsA gene encoding phosphatidylcholine synthase encodes MKNINLILAWLVHIFTASGLIVGLYSIISIINGNYSLLLKLTIIGLIIDGIDGTMARKLRVKELIPKIDGTLLDNITDYINYTFIPVIFFYLGEFIEEKYKVAICIGILLSSAYQFSRTDAKTNDDYFRGFPSLWNVFVILNIIFKIEQTTNLIMISICIITSFIPMKFIYPSKTKELRKITLPITIISCLIFIVSIFLELSTTALKIAKTVLILYFTYLTLASIYLTYTTRNR; translated from the coding sequence GTGAAAAATATCAATTTGATTTTAGCTTGGCTTGTGCATATTTTTACAGCATCTGGATTGATTGTAGGACTTTACTCAATAATTTCAATTATAAATGGCAACTATTCTCTTCTTTTAAAGTTAACAATAATAGGACTTATAATAGATGGAATTGATGGAACTATGGCAAGAAAGCTTAGGGTAAAAGAATTAATACCTAAAATTGATGGAACTCTGCTTGATAACATTACAGACTACATAAACTACACATTCATACCCGTTATATTTTTTTATTTAGGAGAATTCATTGAGGAAAAATATAAAGTCGCCATTTGCATTGGAATCTTACTCTCATCAGCATACCAATTCTCAAGAACAGATGCAAAAACAAATGATGACTACTTTAGAGGATTTCCTTCTCTATGGAATGTATTTGTAATATTAAACATAATCTTTAAAATAGAGCAAACAACAAATCTTATTATGATATCAATATGCATTATTACAAGCTTTATCCCAATGAAATTTATTTACCCGTCAAAAACTAAAGAATTACGGAAAATTACTCTACCAATAACAATAATAAGTTGTCTAATATTTATTGTATCAATATTTTTAGAATTATCCACAACAGCGTTAAAAATAGCAAAAACAGTTCTTATACTTTACTTTACATATTTAACTTTAGCAAGCATATATTTAACCTATACAACAAGAAATAGATGA
- a CDS encoding efflux RND transporter permease subunit, giving the protein MDFESLSIKYKGIIFTIFILITIFLGFFLKNLKFDANILKLIPKTKETESLIDIDKSNSLLSTIVIFQDKKNIFNKKNFEIINSVINEITKILKVSPNAVTSIFSYFPQFKKETYTDKDIEEIKNKIKSTPFVKNTFLGNSENLIYFIIIPSESDKINFSRNLKTELDEMEKTIKKHETNDLKLYLTGDLIVREKILNYMVEDFKILGPLATFVVIISLYLIIKNLIGALIPIFIALLSLIWTFGIKGLVQSPITVPETSMIVLLISIGCANAVHIINGIFKLIKKEQLSTESIKTTIKKLKTPILLTSLTTAFGFLSLTTSSINAYKTMGIFMSIGVIISMTISLTVLPGIITLIPFAKKKSLEKQRENKLHKIFFLERLAKLNTQITKSILKRKYTSSIIVLIILGISIAGLLKIEINFDEKDYFKETTNVKKTLNLMQKEMGGISIFKIELEGKPGEFKNAKAMQTLDLITDKLDAFSSKTQSSSINGILKFTNFKIKKESPLEYKLPENKTILNKLINLIDRSDWTKDNKKMYINDDWSLISIIVRIEDNSTEGIKKFEKYAIKTINEHMENSKYHFSGVYDKVLIAKTMVREQIVNIITTLGSITLLLMFFFKSIKTGIIIAIPVAWSVFLNFAVMRLFGITLNPATATIASVSMGVGVDYSIHFFNTFILKYRKNQIYKTALLESIPSVFNGIFANSISVGIGFLTLTFSAYKIISTLGAIIAFTMLTTSLASLTLLPLLIHLFKPRVKLATNNNFKKLKQ; this is encoded by the coding sequence ATGGACTTTGAAAGTCTAAGCATTAAATATAAAGGAATTATATTTACAATATTTATATTAATTACTATTTTTTTAGGATTTTTTTTAAAAAATCTTAAATTCGATGCAAACATCTTAAAACTTATTCCCAAGACTAAAGAAACTGAAAGCTTAATAGACATTGACAAAAGCAATTCACTTTTATCTACAATAGTAATATTTCAAGATAAAAAAAATATTTTCAATAAAAAAAATTTTGAAATAATAAACAGTGTAATCAATGAAATAACCAAAATTTTAAAAGTATCTCCGAATGCCGTTACAAGCATATTTTCTTATTTTCCGCAATTTAAAAAAGAAACCTACACAGATAAAGATATAGAAGAAATAAAAAATAAAATAAAGTCAACTCCATTTGTAAAAAACACATTCTTAGGCAACTCAGAAAATTTAATATACTTCATAATAATCCCATCAGAAAGTGATAAAATCAATTTCAGTAGAAATTTAAAAACCGAACTGGATGAAATGGAGAAAACAATTAAAAAACATGAAACAAACGACCTAAAGTTGTATCTTACAGGAGATTTAATAGTAAGAGAAAAAATATTAAACTACATGGTTGAAGACTTCAAGATCTTAGGCCCACTTGCTACTTTTGTAGTAATAATTTCACTTTATCTTATTATAAAAAATCTAATTGGTGCATTAATTCCTATTTTTATTGCCTTATTATCATTAATTTGGACTTTTGGAATTAAAGGACTTGTACAATCCCCCATTACGGTACCCGAAACTTCAATGATTGTTTTACTTATTTCAATCGGATGCGCTAATGCTGTACACATAATAAATGGAATATTTAAATTAATAAAAAAAGAACAACTCTCAACAGAATCAATAAAAACAACAATTAAAAAACTTAAAACACCTATTCTGCTAACATCTCTTACAACTGCATTTGGATTCTTATCTCTTACAACCTCTTCAATTAATGCTTACAAAACAATGGGTATTTTCATGTCAATTGGGGTAATTATATCAATGACAATCTCATTAACCGTTTTACCTGGAATAATAACATTAATCCCATTTGCAAAAAAAAAGTCTCTTGAAAAACAAAGAGAAAATAAACTACATAAAATATTTTTCCTTGAAAGACTTGCCAAACTAAATACACAAATAACAAAGTCTATATTAAAAAGAAAATATACATCCTCCATAATAGTCCTCATCATACTAGGAATTTCTATTGCGGGTCTTTTAAAGATCGAAATCAATTTTGATGAAAAAGATTACTTTAAAGAAACTACAAATGTAAAAAAAACATTAAATCTAATGCAAAAAGAAATGGGGGGAATATCAATTTTCAAAATAGAACTTGAAGGTAAACCTGGTGAATTTAAAAATGCTAAAGCAATGCAAACCTTAGATTTAATTACAGATAAGCTTGATGCATTTTCCTCAAAAACTCAATCCAGCTCTATTAATGGAATTTTAAAATTTACAAATTTTAAAATTAAAAAAGAATCCCCACTAGAGTACAAACTACCTGAAAACAAAACTATACTAAACAAACTAATAAATTTAATAGATAGAAGCGATTGGACTAAAGACAATAAAAAAATGTATATTAATGATGATTGGTCATTAATATCTATTATAGTAAGAATTGAAGACAATTCAACCGAAGGAATAAAAAAATTTGAAAAATATGCTATTAAAACAATTAATGAACATATGGAAAATAGTAAATATCATTTCTCAGGAGTATATGATAAGGTATTAATAGCTAAAACAATGGTAAGAGAGCAGATTGTAAACATTATAACAACTCTTGGATCAATAACACTATTACTTATGTTTTTCTTTAAATCTATAAAAACCGGAATAATTATTGCAATCCCAGTGGCGTGGTCAGTGTTTTTAAATTTTGCTGTAATGAGATTATTTGGGATAACCTTAAACCCCGCAACAGCAACAATTGCATCTGTAAGCATGGGAGTAGGAGTAGATTATTCAATCCATTTTTTCAACACATTTATTTTGAAATACCGAAAAAATCAAATCTATAAAACTGCACTTCTTGAATCAATACCAAGTGTATTTAATGGAATATTTGCAAATTCCATTTCTGTTGGAATAGGATTTTTAACACTAACATTTTCGGCCTATAAAATAATATCAACCCTTGGTGCAATAATTGCTTTTACAATGCTAACAACATCTCTTGCATCGCTAACTCTTCTTCCATTATTAATTCATTTATTTAAACCTAGAGTTAAACTAGCCACAAACAACAATTTTAAAAAATTAAAACAATAA
- the leuS gene encoding leucine--tRNA ligase, whose product MSKYEFIKIEKKWQEFWDNNKTYKVDEDPSIPKEKRLYILDMFPYPSANGLHVGHPEGYTATDIFGRYKLLNGFHVLHPIGFDSFGLPAENYAIQTGTHPQKSTEENINKFKRQIKALGFAYDWDREIRTHDENYYKWTQWIFLQLYKKGLAYAKEMPVWYCPELGTVLANEEIIQTPNGPKSERGFHNVEKKYLRQWVLKITKYAERLLNDLEELEWPESVKEMQRNWIGKSTGIEIDFEIEGYNEKIKVFTTRPDTIFGITYLVIAPENKLIEKITKNNFKKNVLKYVKHEELKSDLKRTSLEKDKSGVFTGSYAFHPITNERIPIWVGSYVLGTYGSGAVMGVPAHDERDFQFAKKYKLKILPVISKSGENEILEKAFIDDGISINSPSEFNNLKNSEVKDKVIEWLTKNNKGKEKVTYKLRDWIFSRQRYWGEPIPILFDKLGNTIPLEENDLPLKLPKTANYEPSVTGESPLSRIKDWVKVKDTDFTRETNTMPQWAGSCWYYLRYLDPKNPKEFASKKKIEYWMPVDLYIGGAEHTVLHLLYSRFWHKVLYDLGYVNTKEPFKKLINQGIITAFSYQKENGSLIPNDQVIEKDNKFFDKKDNKEVTQVIAKMSKSLKNVINPDTIIKEFGADSIRIYEMFMGPLTDSKPWNTKGIIGVFRFLNKIWSLKEKELSKDNPPKEIISQLHKVIKKVTEDTEKLNFNTAISAMMIFINEILKYEKNYLNIFKPFIIILSPYAPHLAEELWEYIGEPPSLFKNSKWPKFDENLIIKETKEIVLQINGKIKDKILLNKEIDEEELKEIAMKNSKIKPSLFNKKIVKIIVIKNKLVNIVTK is encoded by the coding sequence ATGTCTAAATACGAATTCATAAAAATTGAAAAAAAATGGCAAGAGTTTTGGGATAATAACAAAACATACAAAGTAGACGAAGATCCAAGCATACCCAAAGAAAAAAGATTATACATACTCGACATGTTCCCCTATCCTTCTGCCAACGGACTCCATGTTGGCCATCCAGAAGGATACACAGCTACCGACATATTTGGAAGATATAAGCTTTTGAATGGATTTCATGTACTTCACCCAATAGGATTTGATAGTTTTGGACTTCCTGCTGAAAATTATGCAATACAAACAGGAACTCATCCTCAAAAAAGTACGGAAGAAAATATTAATAAATTTAAAAGACAAATAAAAGCTTTGGGATTTGCCTATGATTGGGACCGAGAAATTAGAACACATGACGAGAATTACTATAAATGGACACAGTGGATTTTTTTGCAATTATATAAAAAGGGTCTAGCTTATGCAAAAGAAATGCCTGTATGGTATTGTCCTGAACTTGGAACAGTATTAGCAAATGAAGAGATTATTCAAACTCCAAATGGACCAAAATCTGAGAGAGGATTTCACAACGTAGAAAAAAAATATTTAAGACAATGGGTTTTAAAAATTACAAAGTATGCTGAAAGATTGTTAAACGACCTTGAAGAATTAGAATGGCCTGAATCTGTAAAAGAAATGCAGCGAAATTGGATTGGCAAATCAACAGGAATTGAAATCGATTTTGAAATTGAAGGTTACAATGAAAAAATCAAAGTCTTTACAACAAGACCAGACACAATATTTGGTATCACATATCTAGTAATAGCACCAGAAAATAAACTAATAGAAAAAATAACAAAAAATAACTTTAAAAAAAATGTCCTAAAATATGTAAAGCACGAAGAACTCAAAAGTGATCTTAAAAGGACCTCTCTTGAAAAAGATAAATCGGGAGTTTTTACAGGATCTTATGCATTTCACCCAATAACAAACGAAAGAATTCCAATTTGGGTTGGAAGCTACGTACTAGGAACTTATGGCAGTGGGGCTGTAATGGGTGTTCCGGCGCATGATGAGAGAGACTTTCAATTTGCTAAAAAGTATAAATTAAAAATTTTACCTGTAATATCAAAATCAGGGGAAAATGAAATATTAGAAAAAGCATTTATTGATGATGGAATTTCAATAAATTCTCCTAGTGAATTTAATAATCTTAAAAATTCTGAAGTAAAAGATAAAGTAATCGAATGGCTTACTAAAAACAACAAAGGAAAAGAAAAAGTTACCTATAAGCTTAGAGATTGGATTTTTTCAAGACAAAGATATTGGGGAGAGCCTATACCCATTTTGTTTGATAAGCTTGGAAATACAATACCTTTAGAAGAAAACGATCTTCCCTTAAAGCTTCCAAAAACCGCAAACTATGAGCCTTCTGTAACAGGAGAATCTCCTTTATCAAGGATTAAAGATTGGGTAAAAGTAAAAGATACGGATTTTACAAGAGAAACAAACACGATGCCTCAATGGGCAGGCTCTTGTTGGTATTATTTAAGATACCTAGACCCAAAAAACCCAAAAGAATTTGCAAGTAAAAAAAAAATTGAATATTGGATGCCGGTTGACCTATACATAGGTGGAGCCGAGCATACAGTATTACATCTACTTTATTCAAGGTTTTGGCATAAGGTCCTTTATGATCTAGGATATGTAAATACCAAAGAACCTTTTAAAAAACTAATAAATCAAGGCATAATAACAGCATTTTCTTATCAAAAAGAAAATGGGAGTTTAATACCCAATGACCAAGTTATAGAAAAAGACAATAAATTTTTTGACAAAAAAGATAATAAAGAAGTAACCCAAGTAATTGCCAAAATGTCAAAATCTTTAAAGAACGTAATAAACCCAGACACCATTATTAAGGAATTTGGAGCAGACTCAATAAGGATTTATGAAATGTTTATGGGACCACTAACAGATTCTAAACCTTGGAACACTAAAGGAATTATTGGTGTTTTTAGATTTTTAAACAAAATTTGGAGCTTAAAAGAAAAAGAACTATCAAAAGACAATCCTCCAAAGGAAATAATATCTCAACTACATAAAGTAATAAAAAAAGTCACAGAAGACACAGAAAAACTAAATTTTAACACAGCAATCTCTGCCATGATGATATTTATAAATGAGATTCTAAAGTATGAAAAAAATTATTTAAATATATTCAAACCATTTATCATTATTTTATCCCCATATGCACCCCATTTAGCAGAAGAGCTATGGGAATACATTGGAGAACCCCCTAGTTTATTCAAAAATTCAAAATGGCCAAAATTTGATGAAAACCTTATTATTAAAGAAACAAAAGAAATTGTCTTACAAATAAATGGAAAAATAAAAGACAAAATTTTACTAAACAAAGAGATAGATGAAGAAGAACTAAAAGAAATAGCAATGAAAAATAGCAAAATAAAACCAAGCTTATTTAATAAAAAAATAGTAAAAATAATTGTAATTAAAAACAAGCTTGTCAACATAGTGACAAAATAA
- the lon gene encoding endopeptidase La gives MDEFKKAKVGDKKKEKAVAGILPHSNKPARVPLIAVPSHPVFPGMFIPIVIISDSDMKAIDYAMKGNGIIALFVLNDKFLGKNNNNAQQKLIIDYSKDIYSVGVTGKIIKKINLPDGGYNIFVSTFDRIKFIKVVLNDKFPIIEIDYLKQIPVRKDDIQSKAIYSSILLRTKEIFSHRKMPEVQLNMVNIEDKGKLCDIVASTISSSKNDHQIVLETLNVKDRLKKVLELIYEELNLIEIQNKIAKGIQERLEKQQKEFFLKEQLKAIKAELGIGDKKNSDLEKLKTKLRALDLKGESLEVVEKELEKFSLLETSSAEYIVIRNYLELITELPWRNLKINFDKLDLQKSKKILDKTHYGMTEVKDRIIEYISVLKLRKTQKGAIILLVGPPGVGKTSIGAAIAKVLRTKFFRFSVGGMRDESEIKGHRRTYVGALPGKIIQGLRITKTNSPVFLIDEVDKISASNYGDPFSVLLEVLDPEQNVKFRDHYLDLPFDISNVFFILTANSVETIPRPLLNRMEVIEVSGYVDNEKIEIARKYLIPKVLSENGVDKDSLKFQSSALVQIAQEYARDNGVRNFEKYLNKIVRKVARKLIENTEVKSYQISNDNLEEYVGVPVFRKESMPNAMYSGMVMGLAWTNYGGSTLIIETVKTESKVGGIKLTGRLGDVMKESANIAYTYVNSIKGDLSISKSFFEKNIIHLHIPEGATPKDGPSAGITIASAFISLALNKVVRPHLAMTGELSLTGNVMMIGGLREKIIAAKRSGVEHIIVPRANKVDLEEIPINIKNGINFYLVDNMREVIKLLF, from the coding sequence ATGGATGAATTTAAAAAAGCTAAGGTGGGAGATAAAAAGAAAGAAAAAGCTGTAGCTGGGATTTTGCCTCATTCTAATAAACCCGCAAGAGTTCCTTTAATAGCGGTTCCTTCCCATCCAGTTTTCCCCGGGATGTTTATTCCAATTGTTATAATCTCTGATTCTGACATGAAAGCAATTGATTACGCTATGAAAGGGAATGGAATCATTGCTTTGTTTGTTTTAAATGATAAATTTTTAGGAAAAAACAATAATAATGCTCAACAGAAATTAATTATTGATTATAGTAAAGATATTTATTCTGTTGGAGTTACTGGAAAGATAATAAAGAAAATTAATCTTCCAGATGGTGGTTACAATATATTTGTTTCAACTTTTGATAGGATTAAATTTATTAAAGTTGTTCTTAATGATAAGTTTCCCATAATTGAAATTGATTATTTAAAACAAATTCCAGTTAGAAAAGATGATATTCAATCAAAAGCAATTTACAGTAGTATTTTGCTTAGAACCAAAGAGATATTTTCACATAGAAAAATGCCGGAAGTTCAATTAAATATGGTTAATATTGAAGATAAGGGTAAATTATGTGATATTGTGGCCAGTACTATTTCATCTTCAAAAAATGATCATCAAATAGTTCTTGAAACTTTGAATGTAAAAGATAGGCTTAAAAAAGTTTTAGAGCTAATTTATGAAGAGCTTAATTTAATTGAAATTCAAAATAAAATTGCTAAGGGCATTCAAGAGAGATTAGAGAAACAACAAAAAGAGTTTTTTTTAAAAGAACAGCTTAAAGCTATTAAAGCTGAACTTGGTATAGGTGATAAAAAAAACAGCGATTTAGAAAAACTTAAAACTAAATTAAGGGCTTTAGATTTGAAAGGAGAGTCTTTAGAGGTCGTTGAAAAAGAGTTGGAAAAATTTTCACTTCTTGAGACAAGTTCGGCTGAATATATTGTTATTAGAAATTATCTTGAACTTATTACTGAGCTTCCTTGGCGAAATTTGAAAATTAATTTTGATAAATTAGATTTGCAAAAATCTAAAAAAATTTTAGACAAAACTCATTACGGTATGACGGAAGTTAAGGATAGAATTATTGAATATATTTCTGTTCTTAAATTAAGAAAGACTCAAAAAGGGGCTATTATTCTTTTAGTAGGGCCTCCTGGCGTGGGGAAAACTTCTATTGGGGCAGCTATTGCAAAAGTTTTGCGCACTAAGTTTTTTAGATTTTCTGTTGGTGGAATGCGCGATGAATCAGAGATTAAAGGGCACAGAAGAACTTATGTTGGGGCTCTGCCTGGCAAAATTATTCAAGGCTTAAGAATTACTAAGACAAATTCTCCTGTTTTTTTAATTGATGAGGTGGATAAAATTTCTGCTTCAAATTATGGGGATCCTTTTTCAGTTCTTCTTGAAGTTTTAGACCCCGAGCAGAATGTTAAATTTAGAGATCATTATCTTGACCTTCCTTTTGATATTTCGAATGTATTTTTTATTTTAACTGCTAATTCTGTTGAAACAATACCAAGACCTTTGTTAAATAGAATGGAGGTTATTGAAGTTTCTGGATATGTTGATAACGAAAAAATAGAGATTGCAAGAAAGTATTTAATTCCTAAAGTTTTAAGTGAAAACGGAGTTGATAAAGATTCTTTAAAATTTCAAAGTTCAGCTCTTGTTCAAATTGCGCAAGAGTATGCAAGAGATAATGGGGTAAGAAATTTTGAAAAATATTTAAACAAAATTGTACGAAAGGTTGCAAGAAAGCTTATTGAGAATACTGAGGTCAAATCCTATCAAATTTCTAATGATAATCTAGAAGAATATGTTGGTGTACCTGTTTTTAGAAAGGAAAGCATGCCTAATGCTATGTATTCTGGGATGGTAATGGGTCTTGCTTGGACAAATTATGGAGGTTCGACCTTAATAATTGAGACTGTAAAGACAGAGTCCAAGGTAGGTGGAATTAAATTGACAGGTAGGCTTGGAGACGTAATGAAGGAATCTGCTAATATTGCCTATACTTATGTTAATAGTATTAAAGGAGATCTAAGTATTAGCAAATCCTTTTTTGAAAAAAATATTATTCATTTACATATTCCAGAAGGAGCTACTCCAAAAGATGGGCCTTCTGCAGGAATTACAATAGCTAGTGCTTTTATTTCTCTTGCTCTTAATAAGGTTGTTAGGCCCCATTTGGCTATGACAGGAGAACTTTCTCTTACTGGGAATGTAATGATGATAGGGGGCCTTAGAGAAAAAATAATTGCAGCAAAGCGTAGTGGTGTAGAACACATTATTGTTCCCCGGGCAAATAAAGTGGACTTAGAAGAGATTCCTATTAACATTAAGAATGGTATTAATTTTTATCTTGTGGATAATATGCGCGAGGTCATTAAATTATTGTTTTAA